A single genomic interval of Stieleria maiorica harbors:
- a CDS encoding vWA domain-containing protein, producing the protein MNSTPPRNDSAPTQPGPEIQPHRAPPLLLSLVLHVVLLILIAWIASSAPKGSGEAVDRQIGIAVVHRLPDRDRYDEVTAESVETVQDDATDSASASAAAAPPADFSPPIDLQGVLSAMQSTPAPESGSGIAGDVKFDSDALGDGAGAPSRSSTGQQATAKLFGVSGSGTRFVYVFDRSDSMNGFGGLPLRSAKRELIRSLQSLSPQQQFQIIFYNENVKPFQLSGMPMTMVSGEPNHLKRAERYIEAIQAFGGTKHKGALLMALRLAPDVIFFLTDAHIPRLSQLELQVIQDRAERAGTTIHAIEFGSRAGPTPDSFLKQLAAMNNGQYQYVDVRQLRSEPAQSQAGEGIER; encoded by the coding sequence TTGAACTCCACACCACCCCGAAACGATTCAGCGCCGACGCAGCCCGGCCCGGAGATCCAGCCGCATCGCGCGCCGCCCCTGCTGCTGTCCCTGGTCTTGCACGTGGTGTTGTTGATTCTGATTGCCTGGATCGCATCATCCGCCCCTAAGGGCAGCGGGGAAGCCGTTGACCGCCAGATCGGCATCGCGGTCGTCCACCGGTTGCCCGATCGCGACCGCTACGACGAGGTCACCGCGGAATCCGTGGAAACGGTCCAGGACGACGCCACCGACTCGGCCAGCGCGTCGGCCGCCGCGGCTCCGCCGGCGGACTTTTCGCCGCCGATCGACCTGCAGGGCGTCCTGTCCGCCATGCAATCGACACCGGCCCCGGAAAGCGGCAGCGGGATCGCCGGCGATGTCAAATTCGACTCCGACGCACTGGGCGACGGCGCGGGTGCGCCCAGCCGGTCCTCAACCGGGCAACAAGCAACGGCAAAACTTTTCGGGGTCTCCGGCAGCGGCACCCGATTCGTCTATGTGTTCGATCGCAGCGACAGCATGAACGGTTTCGGCGGGCTGCCGCTACGCAGCGCCAAACGCGAACTGATCCGCAGTCTGCAATCGCTTTCCCCCCAACAGCAATTCCAGATCATTTTCTACAACGAAAACGTCAAACCCTTTCAGTTGTCCGGGATGCCGATGACGATGGTCTCCGGCGAACCGAATCATCTGAAACGCGCCGAGCGTTATATCGAAGCGATCCAAGCTTTCGGCGGCACCAAACACAAAGGCGCCTTGCTGATGGCGCTGCGACTTGCTCCGGACGTGATCTTTTTTCTGACCGACGCCCACATCCCGCGGCTGTCCCAACTGGAACTCCAGGTGATCCAAGACCGTGCCGAGCGCGCCGGCACGACGATTCACGCCATCGAATTCGGCAGCCGCGCCGGCCCTACACCGGACAGTTTTCTGAAACAGCTGGCCGCGATGAACAACGGACAGTACCAATACGTCGACGTGCGGCAACTGCGGTCGGAACCGGCCCAATCACAAGCGGGCGAGGGGATCGAGCGGTGA